Within the Gossypium raimondii isolate GPD5lz chromosome 12, ASM2569854v1, whole genome shotgun sequence genome, the region GGAGTGAAGGAAGCACTGTGTGGGATACCCATTAATACATGTGAAGGAACCTACACAGGAAAGGAAACTGTTACTCAGCGAACTGCAGTCtgttttcctcttttttcttaGTAATTCATGGACCTTCATGAAAAGAAGATTTCCTTATTGACCTTaacaaaatgtaataaattgcCGCTTGAcaggaaaaagagaaaacaacttACCTCAGTTTCCTTCTGAAGGGGTGTCAAAGCAGCAACTAAAGATTTAGGATTTGGTCGCTCTCGAGGTTCATATTGCAAACATCTAGAAGCCAAGCGAACTAGCTCAGTTCCATCATTATCAGAAAACTGCCCTTCCAAGCAGGAATCAGTCAACATCTGAAGGTTTCTGTCTCGTATTAAGTCAAGTGCCTGGCGAAAATTGCTTAGGTGTTAGCAATCAAAGATGCAACAAGTCTTAAAATGCCAATTTCATGACAACCACATCAAGAATAGACATTCTAGCGTGTTCAAATGAGGAAGGAAACAAACCCAACGATAATCTTCACAAAAGCAAGTAACTTACATGGCTAGGGGGGATATGTTTTCCACTGAGAAGATCAAACAGAAGAGTGCCAAAGCTGTATATTACACTTTCCGGTGTTACTCTTCCTATATAACAAAGGTAAGACATTTAAGTTCTTGATTAGAATGTATTAAGTACAAAAGTTAGTGCCAGATATATGTGCAAGCAAGATTGGCATCTTAAATAACACTCAGAATGCTGTCATAGTGGGTATATGGAGACAGAGCTAGAACATTATTGAGCCATTATTCAAAAACAACACAATGGAATGCATACTATAAAAAATATCCATATTATAAATACCAGTTCTCAAATATTCAGGAGGAGTAAATGCCAAATTTGTACTGTAACTTTTTCCATCTCTACTGTTTTTCATCAAGCCAAAGGTTGAAAGTCTCGGATTTCCATCCTGCAAGAATTCTAACATATAAATCGAGGAATCATATAAAACTGACCAATCAAAAAGTATCAGATAGCTAGATAACAAATCATTACCTCATCAAATAAAACCCTGTAAGCATTGAGATCGTGGTATAATGCACGCCCTTTGTTTGTGCAGTATTCTAAAGCTTGTGCGAGATAGAGTACAACCCTTAATCGCATGGCCCATTTCATTGGTTGTGTTTCCCCTGATTCAAGAAAGTAAAAGGATTACTCTTTCCATTTTGGGACAGCATCCAGGAAACATATTTTCAAACCAATTGGTTGATACAGCAAAAAGCCAGATTACCCTAAATATGCAAATAACTAATTACTGGTTCgacattaacttaaaaaataatatatttgtttacaTGGAAGCATTTTCCCAATGATACCGTAGAACAGTTATGGCTGGCTAAAGTAAAGGACTCAGCTTTATGCTAATATCCgataataagatataaaattacaaacacACGAGGATTATAAGCCTTACAATGAAAAAGATGTTTTGCGAGTGTCTCGTTGGGCATGTACTCTGCCACAAGCAACCTTTCATCACCTTCACAACAACATCCAAGTAAATTTGCCAATCTATTGTTGCGTAGCTGACCAACTGATCTTGCTTCCTCCTATAGATACAGAAGAAAACATCCCCAAGTTACaatcaaagaaagaaatggaaagcAAAGCTTATCTAAAGCGCAAACTTGATTGAgattatttaccaaaaattgTCGTGAATCAGGCCAAGCCATTCGATTGAAACGTTTAACGGCGATCCTCCTGTGATTCTCTAACTTCCCTCTATAAACAACATTGGGAGCTTTCTCTCCATGCTCAGAAACAATATTCTCAACTGCAAATCCagatgttgcattcttgagTTGCTCCAATGTGAATTCTCGAAACGCAGGCACATTATCAACCTCATTATTCTCCTCATTCTCTACAAGAAgttcaaatcattttaaccaATCATCCGTATTCTcaacaatcaaaacaaaaaataaaaatgccaAAGAAATTTTCATACTGATAATAATACCCACCAATATCAGGGGCCTCTAACACTGCTGCTTTGAACTGTGAATCCCAGCAACATGGCATTAACTTAGAGCCTTGACACCCCATTTCAGTGACTTCAAAAACccaaatcaatatatatatatataaattaagtcGTTAAAATTCAAGCCTTTAATAACTGTACTACTCTCTATttcaaatttaccaaaaaaataaaaaggagcaATTAAAATCAGAactaaaatttctattaaatacGAGAAATAATAACTTTCCAAAAATAGGAGGAGATAATAAATGATAACAAGAAGCCACAAATTAAATAAACGCACCAAAAAACCGCGGTTCCTCTTCCTTGCTTTCGCGAGTCAACTCAGTTTCAGCGACGATTTCCTTCagatttttatccaaaaatcaAGCAAAATCCTTGTCTGGATCAAATCGAACTCAGTACTCACACTTCTTTTACAAAATGATCCACCACatatcctttttttctttctcgtCCCCACTCTTTCAAATCGCAATCAAATCCAAACGTATTTCAGATTCACTttttttcctcgatccaatAAAACCGTGAATTAttgagaggaaaaaaaaacctaaagaaTCAAGTCGACATGAAGAATATACGAAAATCTGAGAATGttgattgataaaaaaatatggagATTTGAGATGGGCGATCAGATTCATGAACAGGGGAAATTGATGAAATTACTTTTTGGgggtttaatttaataataataaataataatttaccgacatgttatgaatttttattcaaaGTACCCAGAAAAAAAGCTACAATCttcttgtttattattattttaaagtgaattttttaatacaGCAGGTgtgttggaataattattgacttggtaaacaaaataaaataattattatatttttcttttaaattaaattaaattacagcTTCTtccttttaagtttattttcttccataacaaattataaaattataaaatttcttccatttttatttttttatgtttggatTTGTGGTTGTCCCTTCTAATAAGTTGTCTATACCTCGTTCTCCTCTTGAGAGTATAATGAACcatttggttattttaatcctATATGGATATTACATTGGAttgaaaaataagataaattacaCCCAATGCCACAACACTATTAATAGGTTTACGTTTTGgttactcaacttcaaaaagttacaaaatagtcattaaattcataaattgttcaaaagctttcatttaagttattgggctgttaaaatcgttgttgtatAGTAATCTCTGTTTGCATCATCTGCACCAGTCGAAacctcttcttccttttctgTCTTTCATGAAATAGTTTTGAACATCACGAGTctgcaatcaaaatccaaacaattttcttctttgatctcCGACATTAACTGTCAGATCAACTTGGATTTAAGGTACTTGTCAATGGGTatgacataaataaaaaattaaataattaagtgactaaaatataaaattattaataatttaataactttaggcgtagtttattatatattttacaatattaaattgaaaaatcattGTAAAGCAACATGAAATAACATActaagaaaaattacaaaatgaaaaggtcaacacataaatataattaataagaaCATTAAATTGGACCAATAACTAAGAATAAAATGGCCCAAGGTTCATAATCACAACACGTTGAAATCGGCCTAAAAGGACTTACTCTCCTGGGCTCTTTGatcagaaaaagaaattttgaattttcaaattaattctaaaattatatttcaattatttattattgagattcaaattaatgaaatttttctattttgcatttaataaatataaaattatattggataaatatgcTTTTTGATACCGGAATAGGTTTCATTATTCATATTGGTACCTGACTTTTTGGTCGTAATTGATACCTAAATTTAACCTCCAtcatacatataaattcattttttgtaCATTGTTCAAATGGTATAATGTGGACCgatcaaattattaaatgtgAATCACATGAGACATCAATAATTGGATGTACTTGCCATGTTagtaaatacaatattttattttttaattttagtaaatttctaacataattcaaaattatatataaaattaaaattatttagaattttataaaatcaaaagtatataaaaatatggattttaatgcatttaCTGTCGTGAAAATTACATTTACTTGATGATGTGGCAAATGTGTCACGTGTAACAATTTGATTAGTCTAGTTATCGTATTTcaacaatgttaaaaaaaattaaacgacTGAAATGTGTGATGATTCGAAtataaatttagataattatcaatctaagggtgggtttggatgggagATTGGAGTGCGGTGCGATGCGCttagcttactttttatctcacgctacaatatcgctacagtatctaatctcaccgccactgttgtttttacactaaccgcaggtaaacgcacagcccatccaaactcaccttaAATGTTAGAATCCGGATCTGTTatctgtaaaaataaaaataagacgGATTgagataattaatatttaagagtTAGAATTTGGGAAGAAAGAATGGCTTAAttctctatttaaaaataaaaggtatttaaaattaattataaaaatataaaatttaataaaactataCTCAAATTCAATCTAAAGCCGACACCCATGAACTAACACTGTACGGCACCAAGTCAGCTTTGAAGAGAGGGGCGTTGAAGGGCAATAATGAGGAGCAGCAGTCAAAAGTTATCAATGCTGCCAGTGCCTACGCCAGCCTTTTAAACAGATTAgactattaattaattagtttaataaaattaataaaatttgattcaatctaTGTATAATGATTCTCgaattaatagatttaatactTTTCTCTAAATCGATACTTTAAATGATATTCGGTTGAACCAATTCGATTTAAATAATcatgatttcaaattttatgaaaaattaattcaataattcaaaatttaaatttttttgaagtcCCTTAATTTCAAgcttgaattattttaaatttaaattgaatcatTTCAAAATCAAGTTTGGGTTGGcctgatttaaattttaattttttatgatcaAACCAGGCTTTACCAAGCTTTTAATACCTTGAACATAACAATTTACCAAGCTTTCAAGTGCACTCTAGCATAGATCTGATTATGAGTCAAGTCGGGCTCGGATTGAGTCAATGCAAAACTTTAGGCTCGAGTCCAGCTTGAAAAATAAGCTTAAAATTCTAGCTAAGCTCGACctagattaaaaatgttatacTCGAATCCGACTCGACCCAcctatgttaatttttttagattattttttatataaaaacaaatttaaaaaatataatacatcaaatgcactaaaaacattaaaataaatatttttcaacaaatcgaaaatacattaaataagttttttaaaaaatatggagaTTTGAGATGGGCGATCAGATTCATGAACAGGGAAATTGATGAAATTACTTTTTGGGgggtttaatttaataataataaataataatttaccgacatgttatgaatttttattcaaaGTACCCAGAAAAAAGCTACAATCttcttgtttattattattttaaagtgaattttttaatacaGCAGGTgtgttggaataattattgacttggtaaacaaaataaaataattattatatttttcttttaaattaaattaaattacagcTTCTtccttttaagtttattttcttccataacaaattataaaattataaaatttcttccatttttatttttttatgtttggatTTGTGGTTGTCCTTCTAATAAGTTGTCTATACTCGTTCTCCTCTTGAGAGTATAATGAACcatttggttattttaatcctATATGGATATTACATTGGAttgaaaaataagataaattacaCCCAATGCCACAACACTATTAATAGGTTTACGTTTTGgttactcaacttcaaaaagttacaaaatagtcattaaattcataaattgttcaaaagctttcatttaagttattgggctgttaaaatcgttgttgtatAGTAATCTCTGTTTGCATCATCTGCACCAGTCGAAacctcttcttccttttctgTCTTTCATGAAATAGTTTTGAACATCACGAGTctgcaatcaaaatccaaacaattttcttctttgatctcCGACATTAACTGTCAGATCAACTTGGATTTAAGGTACTTGTCAATGGGTatgacataaataaaaaaattaaataattaagtgactaaaatataaaattattaataatttaataactttaggcgcagtttattatatatttttacaatattaaattgaaaaatcattGTAAAGCAACATGAAATAACATACtaagaaaaaattacaaaatgaaaaggtcaacacataaatataattaataagaaCATTAAATTGGACCAATAACTAAGAATAAAATGGCCCAAGGTTCATAATCACAACACGTTGAAATCGGCCTAAAAGGACTTACTCTCCTGGGCTCTTTGatcagaaaaagaaattttgaattttcaaattaattctaaaattatatttcaattatttattattgagattcaaattaatgaaattttctatttttgcatttaataaatataaaattatattggataaatatgcTTTTTGATACCGGAATAGGTTTCATTATTCATATTGGTACCTGACTTTTTGGTCGTAATTGATACCTAAATTTAACCTCCAtcatacatataaattcattttttgtaCATTGTTCAAATGGTATAATGTGGACCgatcaaattattaaatgtgAATCACATGAGACATCAATAATTGGATGTACTTGCCATGTTagtaaatacaatattttattttttaattttagtaaatttctaacataattcaaaattatatataaaattaaaattatttagaattttataaaatcaaaagtatataaaaatatggattttaatgcatttaCTGTCGTGAAAATTACATTTACTTGATGATGTGGCAAATGTGTCACGTGTAACAATTTGATTAGTCTAGTTATCGTATTTcaacaatgttaaaaaaaattaaacgacTGAAATGTGTGATGATTCGAAtataaatttagataattatcaatctaagggtgggtttggatgggagattgggtgcggtgcggtgcgtttagcttactttttatctcacgctacaatatcgctacagtatctaatctcaccgccactgttgtttttacactaaccgcaggtaaacgcacagcccatccaaactcaccttaAATGTTAGAATCCGGATCTGTTatctgtaaaaataaaaataagacgGATTgagataattaatatttaagagtTAGAATTTGGGAAGAAAGAATGGCTTAAttctctatttaaaaaataaaaggtatttaaaattaattataaaaatataaaaatttaataaaaactataCTCAAATTCAATCTAAAGCCGACACCCATGAACTAACACTGTACGGCACCAAGTCAGCTTTGAAGAGAGGGGCGTTGAAGGGCAATAATGAGGAGCAGCAGTCAAAAGTTATCAATGCTGCCAGTGCCTACGCCAGCCTTTTAAACAGATTAgactattaattaattagtttaataaaattaataaaatttgattcaatctaTGTATAATGATTCTCgaattaatagatttaatactTTTCTCTAAATCGATACTTTAAATGATATTCGGTTGAACCAATTCGATTTAAATAATcatgatttcaaattttatgaaaaattaattcaataattcaaaatttaaattttttgaagtcCCTTAATTTCAAgcttgaattattttaaatttaaattgaatcatTTCAAAATCAAGTTTGGGTTGGcctgatttaaattttaatttttatgatcaAACCAGGCTTTACCAAGCTTTTAATACCTTGAACATAACAATTTACCAAGCTTTCAAGTGCACTCTAGCATAGATCGATTATGAGTCAAGTCGGGCTCGGATTGAGTCAATGCAAAACTTTAGGCTCGAGTCCAGCTTGAAAAATAAGCTTAAAATTCTAGCTAAGCTCGACctagattaaaaatgttatacTCGAATCCGACTCGACCCACctatgttaattttttagattatttttatataaaacaaatttaaaaatataatacatcaaatgcactaaaacattaaaataaatatttttcaacaaatcgaaaatacattaaataagttttttacttaaataacaataaaatagttaCAACTTAGTAAGCaaatacctttaaaataatagcaaaattaacaataaaataagagttatataatatttaaataaaaataataaaataatagtaatataataacaaaatgacaACAAAACAATATCGAAAAAGAAAGTTTAGGTTGATTCGTGTCAGGTCCAAGCAAAAAAAATCCTACCAAGGCTAGATTCATTTAAAAAACAAGtcttgttttttttgtttaaatctattttttaagtctatatttttgttcaaatacTCACTTTTTAAACGAACTTTCGAACCTAAACCTGATGAGGTTACCATTTCTCTTATATAGAGCAATACATAAAgcattttaatcttttcaaatttgtaatCCCCCTTTTTGACAATTTTCTAAAAGTTAGGTGAAATTTTACTAATTACTACATAAGACTCCAAAGTTTGGCCATAGAATGACAAACATAAAGAAAGTGTTACTAACTTTCATGTGGCATCAGGACATTGGTACTTGTGACTAATTCCCatgctatttttatttcatttgttgaagtttttttaaataaaatgacaatttacttttttattaattattattttgttattatacatttttatattaaattaaaaataaaaatattattttataattaatttataaattgtattatattttaatataatcatatattaaacctaatttatttttcaatatataagttttcttttaattacaattataaataataatttaaataattataatcaattGATCTCAAGTTATATAactaaattacatataaatttaaaatatttaatttatttgaaattattttttataaaaagtcaaatgtatttaactttataatatttatatgtcacatggataaataattaaaaatataaatataaaagctttaaaaaacaaaaaataaaaataaagtacacatggattttatgtttaaaatttaatattttagtcaacattttcgttaaaaacaacaaattcaacTCTTTTCAATGTTTTAGAGCCAAATTGAACTCAAAagataaattgacaaaaaaacattaaggactaaatttaatattatacatttatttatttattttgcatttttacCATATCTTTTTGGTGGTTTGTTGATCCAAAGTTTTacttatgttaataaattagatattattttatgatatcTACTCTTTCGCTCGACATTAAATAGTGACTGTGTGGCCAAATTGAAAGTTAACCTTGAATTGACCCATTAACAAGAGCATGCctttattgctattattattattgttattatcttATAATTAGAATCATAATTCAATTGTTACAATCataactttttcttaatttggtacctaatcttttttattcgatttgatACTTGAATTTGTCAAgtattttacaaattactcaatatactaacaatgttatttttatgagGTAGCATAAATAATCAATGTATGGCCGACATGTGACGAGATGATATGatattctttttgtattttatatgttcaattaattttattttttaattaatttatttattaaatgaaaataataaatttattttaatttgggttttaaaactcttttttttcttatttaatattaattgttaaGTATAGCTCAATACCtatttttaacatgaatttccTCTAATCGACAATATTTTTATAgcatagcaaaaaaaaaagtttaacaccgttaatgttaatttgtataatatttaataaatttaggtatcaaattgaacCTAAATAAAGCTTAGAtatcaaattaggaaaaaatgtcaagttcaagtaccaaattgggccaaaataagtttagataccaaattaaaacatactaaaatcagtactaaatattatattaacccttttttacctaaaaggataattttttaaaaaattcttccattttactaccaaacacaaaattataaattacaaatataggaggagaattaaattaaatatacttttcAAAGGAAAATTCcaacataattatttatatgaaacttaaattgattattaattttcatttaagtttaatttctttttcccaaaatttaagtttgaatttagaGCATTAAATACTAATtggttttctaaaatttaagtttcaaCCAGTCTATATCGGTATGTAGTTCAATTTGTTCGATATCATCTTCTGAACCGGTACTTCTATTGATTTTCGATCCAATCAATCTAATTGGTCGGCCCGACCTTATTCAAACATCATTgattttttagtgaaattaagtTGGGTTGGATCGAATTTATGTACAGTAACAGTATTACATAtagttttttaagtttgatcTAGTAAAAAATATGAGTCccaaattttatccaaattgttcatatttataaatgaataaCTCAAACTGTTTAGACCTGtcaattctttttatattttaaaatataattatttttatttactaattatatatatatgacttttACTACTATTAAATACAAACGACttgatatgtattttttaatatttatatattataatatatttaattttatacgatataaattatataatatataaaataaataaataatattataaatttaaaatggacCAAGTCAAATCGAGCTTCAAATATTAAAACTCGACTTAACCTATATtctaaattaacttattttttataaatttatttttgaatttaatattttcatctaaACCCTATTAAATTCGAACAAATGGGAAAAGCTTTGATTCAATTTAGTTATGACTTTAGTTAAAACTTGATATAATcaactaatataaaaaatatcttaattaaaatagaaatatcaattatattaaattaaagaaaataaaagaaggttAAAATATAAGTCCTGTactctttataaatttagaaattaattttatatttttattttcaagaatttggttcttttacttttaaatttcaaacttgagtttaatcataatattgattttttgttaaatttattagtgtgacatttaaaaaaaaaaactcatttggtAGTCATGtatgtaaaaaaaatggtgttgcaatgaacttgaatttaataaaataattttaaaagtattgatAGTTGAACCTAAATTCTGAAATTAAAGAAGTAAATagactaagggtgagtttgaaTGTGCAGTGTGTTTACctgtggttagtgtaaaaacagcagtggcggtgagattagatacagtagcgtgagacaaaaagtaagctaaacgcaccgcaccacGCCCAATCGCCCATCGAAACCCATCCTAAGAGTGAGTTTAGAAGAGCGGTGTGTTTACCTACATtaagtgtaaaaacagcggtgacgataaaattaaatactgtaacgtgagacaaaaaataaatataccgAACCTCATtacccatccaaactcaccctaaataTCTAAAGATTaaagtacaaaaattaaattttaaattttaaatttgtgaatttataatatattttaaccattaaaaagtaaatctctcattttttttagtGGATTACGTCTCtcattttaacataataaaaggattaaaatcaCAATTATACCTCTCACTCACTCACTCACTCAGTGGTCACAcacttaaagaagaagaagatgtgGAGAAAAAGAGAATTCTCAAGATAAATATAAAGACAaaacccttttttctttttttcaagtaGCAACTAGCAggagagaaaataaagataacaataaaaataaaaataaaaaaataaaaccagcTTTTATCATCATAGTGAAGTGAAGAAGGagaggaaaaaaagagaaggagaaagaCAAAGGTTTGCCCTACAAATATGCATCTTGATAAGGACTGCTATATTGTATGCCAAGTACCTTTTTTTGTAGTAGtaataattccaaaaaaaaaaaaaagcttgctTCCTCTCAACCTTCACacaaaaatggcttcttttcACCATTTCTAGTTTCCCATTGATTTCCCCTtatcttttctctcttttcaaaAGACCCCCTTTTTCTTCAAAGCTTCTTACTTTCAGAAGGCTGCACTTTTAACCACAGTTCAACTAATGTAAGTTCACTTTCTCTTTctggttcttttttttttggtttcacAGAAAACAAGCAACAAATTTTACCCTTTTCCTTTGTGTTAAGCTAAAAAGATGTTATGTGTTACAAGGTATTTTTTGTGTTGGTTAGAGTATGGACTGTGGACCttgtttttagtttcaaatttgCTTCTTTATATCTTCATCATAAGCTGTAAAATAACTTGCTTTCTTTTTGGTCctttttttctcaagttttgAGCTTATGGTCTTTGTAATCTTTGGTGTTTTTGCTAGTTCTCTTCTACCTTTAGCCATTGTTGGGTTTAGCTTTAGCATCATTTTCATTTGTGTTATGGCTTAATTCAGCCATGCATCTGTAATATGAACCAGGCAACATGTTCTTCAACTGTTTAGTGGTCACAATTTGGAGCTTTATGGGCTCTTTTAACCATTTTTGCTTAGTTACTTAAGCTTGTAAGTTGATTTGAAGGTACATTCAAGTATTGGTTTTTTGAAGTAGATGCATGGATAGAAGGGATGCAATGGCATTAACAGGGTCTGCATCTTATTATATTCAACAAAGAGGCATAACTGGGTTAGGGATACATGGATCACAAGACATTCATATGTTATCTAGTCCAAATGTACAATACCAATCAAGTATGAGTGCTACTACTATGGGACCTGTGGAGAGTATTACCCCTCATAGTGTCAATGTAGGCACACCTTCAGCTGTTCCATCTAGTGAGACCACGAAACGGAAAAGAGGAAGGCCTCGAAAGTACGGTCCCGATGGAACCGTTTCATTGGCATTGACTCCTCCATCGGTTACTAATCCAGGGACATTAACACCACCGAGTCAAAAACGAGGTAGAGGGCGACCACCGGGTACTGGAAAGAAGCAACAACTTGCTTCCCTTGGTAAGATACTTTTGCCTATTTTAATGCTAGAATTGTATAAGCTGTAGCATGAATGCCGAAAGGAAAAGAAGAGCTGAATTGGAGAGTGTTGAAATGTGATGAACAACATCATGTTTATCTAATTGTATGCtcagctatatatatatatatatagttaggAACATAGAATCAAACATAAATACTCGAACCGGAATGTCATTCTCCTCAGTGTTTAGCCTCCTCAAAGGCCATCTTGAGCTATTTTGCTCTTTTTATTGATGTTTTTGCCATGTAAATGATGTTGCTAATATCGAATTGTTTTGCTAGGTGTATGGCTGTCCGGTTCAGCCGGGATGGGTTTCACTCCGCACGTCATCACCGTTGCCGTAGGAGAAGTatgcaattttcttttcttaattagtACCCGGGTTA harbors:
- the LOC105763876 gene encoding serine/threonine-protein kinase BSK3, coding for MGCQGSKLMPCCWDSQFKAAVLEAPDIENEENNEVDNVPAFREFTLEQLKNATSGFAVENIVSEHGEKAPNVVYRGKLENHRRIAVKRFNRMAWPDSRQFLEEARSVGQLRNNRLANLLGCCCEGDERLLVAEYMPNETLAKHLFHWETQPMKWAMRLRVVLYLAQALEYCTNKGRALYHDLNAYRVLFDEDGNPRLSTFGLMKNSRDGKSYSTNLAFTPPEYLRTGRVTPESVIYSFGTLLFDLLSGKHIPPSHALDLIRDRNLQMLTDSCLEGQFSDNDGTELVRLASRCLQYEPRERPNPKSLVAALTPLQKETEVPSHVLMGIPHSASFTPLSPVGQACSRGDLTAIHEILENLGYKDDEGVVNELSFQMWTDQMQETLNSKKKGDAAFRQKDFKEAIECYTQFIDVGTMVSPTIFARRSLCYLINDMPQEALNDAMQAQVISPVWHIASYLQATALTALGMENESQTALKEGATLESKRSSVTGKK